The proteins below come from a single Mytilus edulis chromosome 5, xbMytEdul2.2, whole genome shotgun sequence genomic window:
- the LOC139525253 gene encoding uncharacterized protein — MAARLKHNIEEDYLTCSICFNIFTDPRQLSCGHSYCIQCLVEYLKSTTSSQSCPTCRQAMNCPKSTEIQTWIQTLPQDLLLIGIINAVKKHDPDQDHDYDETINGGKTLQEKTVCDKHIKCFEYFCSDHQDILCSECVAELHKKCVSSPISELQLKALSELNEIDSNVVRNLKDMSEIEQKGILNLVSYQNKKEETLFILSSLRKQFEKFSSLILTDIKAKETSLNWPEVNMKSVLKAIRIHRSHLEQFRDDIVTTTREINIAKKQKDVLEIHKAADTLLNKAEINYSCFRDYKISFESNDLLISSISKVKEVANIEISSDVDIDYHADETLSVIEPETDFMMYRKREFSVNQETHLYRSLSGICLLDNSLIIIDQYNNNAMKMTLDGECVGNCSLTEPYQVCKSGNTGIAITCWDKNVIFILDTEPILSIKKVVKTNKHYLGISGAGKDRYLVTSPDSSIDVISTSGDILFSIDSRKQSNIFSSLFRKSASVPVKAMLKDETVIMCDSIQKTLVCMDFAGRILWQRKIPGISNFTCGPEEIYCTLSCSNRVLRLTFDGNIADNTFLNIRHPWAIDTQGQTIVITEDSPSEKYHIIKLE; from the coding sequence ATGGCTGCACGTCTTAAGCATAACATTGAAGAGGATTATTTAACGTGTTCTATTTGCTTCAATATATTCACCGACCCCAGGCAGCTATCGTGTGGACATTCTTACTGTATCCAGTGTCTAGTGGAATATTTAAAATCAACGACCTCTTCACAATCCTGTCCAACATGTCGACAGGCAATGAACTGTCCGAAATCTACAGAGATTCAAACTTGGATTCAAACTTTACCACAGGATCTTCTTCTCATAGGGATAATCAATGCTGTGAAAAAACATGATCCTGATCAAGATCATGATTACGATGAAACAATCAATGGTGGTAAAACATTACAAGAAAAAACAGTTTGTGATAAGCACATAAAGTGTTTTGAATACTTTTGTTCCGATCACCAAGACATCCTTTGTAGTGAATGTGTTGCTGAACTTCATAAAAAGTGTGTGTCATCCCCGATATCTGAGTTACAACTGAAAGCTTTATCCGAACTAAATGAAATTGATTCAAATGTTGTAAGAAATTTAAAAGATATGTCGGAAATTGAACAGAAAGGGATTTTGAATTTAGTTTCGTATCAGAATAAAAAAGAGGAAACATTGTTTATTCTTTCCTCACTTCGTAAACAATTCGAGAAGTTTTCTTCGTTGATTTTGACTGATATTAAAGCAAAGGAAACCAGTCTTAATTGGCCTGAAGTAAACATGAAATCAGTGTTGAAAGCTATCAGAATACATCGTTCACATTTAGAACAGTTTAGAGATGATATAGTTACTACCACTCGAGAAATAAACATTGCTAAAAAGCAGAAAGATGTTTTGGAGATACATAAAGCCGCTGATACGTTACTAAACAAAGCTGAAATAAACTACTCTTGTTTTAGAGATTACAAAATATCATTTGAATCGAATGATTTACTGATATCGTCGATATCAAAAGTAAAAGAAGTTGCAAACATAGAAATATCTTCAGATGTGGATATTGATTACCATGCAGACGAGACACTTTCTGTTATAGAACCTGAAACTGATTTTATGATGTACAGAAAACGTGAATTCTCAGTAAATCAAGAAACACATCTTTATAGATCGCTTTCAGGCATATGCCTTTTGGACAATTCTCTAATCATAATTGACCAATACAATAATAACGCCATGAAAATGACTCTAGATGGCGAATGCGTTGGAAATTGTTCGCTAACAGAACCCTACCAAGTCTGCAAGTCAGGAAATACTGGGATCGCTATTACATGTTGGGACAAAAATGTAATATTCATTTTAGATACAGAACCAATTCTTTCAATTAAAAAAGTAGTAAAAACGAACAAACATTATCTAGGAATCTCCGGTGCTGGAAAAGATCGTTATCTAGTGACATCGCCTGATTCATCGATTGACGTCATTTCCACTTCCGgagacattttgttttcaatcgactcGCGAAAACaaagtaatattttttcttcGTTGTTTAGAAAAAGTGCATCAGTGCCAGTCAAAGCAATGTTAAAAGATGAAACTGTGATAATGTGTGATTCAATTCAAAAAACACTTGTATGCATGGACTTTGCTGGACGTATTTTGTGGCAGAGAAAAATACCGGGAATTTCGAATTTTACATGTGGTCCGGAAGAAATATATTGTACACTTTCATGTTCCAATAGAGTATTAAGGCTAACATTTGATGGGAACATTGCAGACAATACGTTCCTGAACATACGCCATCCATGGGCTATTGATACTCAGGGTCAAACTATCGTAATCACGGAAGATTCACCGTCCGAGAAATATCACATTATCAAACTGGAATGA